The sequence TGCCGATGACGAAGAACACCAGCGTCCACAGGATGACGCGGCGCCGGTCCCATTCGCCTGTCAGCGTCGCCAGGATCGGCGTGCCGATGGCGTAGGCGAGCGCGAAGGCGGTGATCAGCGTGCCGGCGAGCGGAATGGAAATGCCGGCATCCCTGGCAATGTCGGGCAGAAGGCTGGAGATGACGAAGCCCTCGGTCGAGATCGTGAACGATCCGAGCGCAAGCCAGAAGAGGCGCTTGTCCATGGCAGGGTCCTTAGTTCAAAAGTTATTGAACAATTGGACATAACAGGGCATGATGTCAATGAAGCCAGGGCAAAATAGCTGAACCATCCTGACAGCCCTGTGTCAGCACGATCGTTCGGTACGGATAGAAACGGGAGAAACAGTGTGTACGGGCTGGCGAGGACGGATGCGTTGAAATCGGCCCGAACTGCGCTTAGGTTCCAGCCATGACGTTACCTCATCCCAATACGGACCAGATCAGCCTGCCGATCGTGCTTGGCGTGCTCGGCGACCCGACGCGGCTGGCCATCGTGCGCTATCTCGCCAGCAAGGAAGGCGTGGCGCTGAACTGCAGCCAGTTCCTCGATCTCGGTTCCAAGACCAATCTCAGCTACCACCTTGCCAAGCTGCGC comes from Mesorhizobium japonicum MAFF 303099 and encodes:
- a CDS encoding ArsR/SmtB family transcription factor, with amino-acid sequence MTLPHPNTDQISLPIVLGVLGDPTRLAIVRYLASKEGVALNCSQFLDLGSKTNLSYHLAKLREAGVTRAEVVGTNRMITLRRADLDARFPGLLDSVIAAAVDDPALPAVGGHDIEMPA